A portion of the Citrobacter rodentium NBRC 105723 = DSM 16636 genome contains these proteins:
- a CDS encoding ABC transporter substrate-binding protein, with protein MKMTFTSTLIASAVALAALTGAAQAKGRLVVYCSATNELCEAQTKAFGEKYDVKTSFIRNGSGSTLAKVDAEKKNPQADVWYGGTLDPQSQAGEMGLLQPYKSPALAQVMENFRDPAKLKGNYSSAVYVGILGFGVNTERLKEKNLPVPKCWKDLTKPEYKGEIQIADPQSSGTAYTALATFVQLWGDDQAFDYLKQLNANVSQYTKSGIAPARNAARGETAIGIGFLHDYSLEKEQGAPLELISPCEGTGYEIGGVSILKGARNLDNARLFVDWVLSKEAQELAWKKGKSYQILSNTTAETSPNSLKLDGLKLIHYDMDKYGSTEVRKALINKWVSDVKMGK; from the coding sequence ATGAAAATGACCTTTACCTCTACCCTGATTGCCTCTGCCGTAGCGCTGGCGGCGCTCACCGGCGCTGCGCAGGCGAAAGGCCGTCTGGTGGTCTATTGCAGCGCCACCAATGAATTGTGCGAAGCGCAAACCAAAGCCTTCGGCGAAAAATATGACGTGAAAACGTCATTTATCCGCAACGGCTCCGGCAGCACGCTGGCGAAAGTGGACGCCGAGAAGAAAAACCCGCAGGCGGACGTCTGGTACGGCGGCACGCTTGATCCGCAGTCACAGGCCGGGGAAATGGGCCTGCTGCAACCCTACAAATCGCCCGCGCTTGCGCAGGTGATGGAGAACTTCCGCGACCCGGCGAAGCTGAAAGGGAATTATTCATCAGCGGTGTATGTCGGTATTCTCGGCTTTGGCGTCAACACCGAGCGCCTGAAAGAGAAAAACCTGCCGGTGCCGAAATGCTGGAAGGATCTGACAAAACCGGAATACAAAGGCGAAATCCAGATTGCCGACCCGCAAAGCTCCGGCACCGCCTACACCGCGCTGGCGACCTTTGTGCAGCTGTGGGGCGACGATCAGGCTTTTGATTACCTGAAGCAGCTTAACGCCAACGTCTCGCAATACACCAAATCCGGCATCGCCCCGGCGCGTAACGCCGCGCGCGGCGAAACGGCCATCGGCATTGGCTTCCTGCATGACTACTCGCTGGAGAAAGAACAGGGCGCGCCGCTGGAGCTGATCTCGCCGTGTGAAGGCACCGGCTACGAAATTGGCGGCGTCAGTATTCTGAAAGGCGCGCGCAACCTCGATAACGCCAGACTGTTCGTTGACTGGGTGCTGTCGAAAGAGGCGCAGGAGCTGGCGTGGAAGAAAGGCAAGTCCTATCAAATCCTGTCGAACACCACAGCCGAAACCTCGCCGAACTCGCTGAAGCTCGACGGCCTGAAGCTGATCCACTACGACATGGACAAGTACGGCTCAACGGAGGTGCGTAAGGCGTTGATCAATAAATGGGTCAGCGACGTGAAGATGGGCAAATAA
- the fbpC gene encoding ferric ABC transporter ATP-binding protein translates to MSQKNFVELRNVSKRFGSNTVIDNINLTIPQGQMVTLLGPSGCGKTTILRLVAGLEKPSDGQIFIDGEDVTHRSIQQRDICMVFQSYALFPHMSLGDNVGYGLKMLGVSRAEVKARVKEALAMVDLEGFADRYVDQISGGQQQRVALARALILKPKVLLFDEPLSNLDANLRRSMRDKIRELQKQFNITSLYVTHDQSEAFAVSDTVLVMNKGHIMQIGSPQDLYRQPASRFMASFMGDANLFPATFSAQAVEIYGYRLPRPAHFVAEGSGTVGVRPEAITLSDRGEESQRCTIRHVAYMGPQYEVTVEWHGQEILLQVNATRLQPDVGEHYYLEIHPYGMFVLADAA, encoded by the coding sequence ATGAGTCAGAAAAATTTTGTTGAACTGCGCAACGTCAGCAAACGATTCGGCAGCAACACGGTCATCGACAACATTAACCTCACCATCCCGCAGGGACAGATGGTGACGCTGCTCGGCCCGTCCGGCTGTGGCAAAACCACCATTCTGCGGCTGGTTGCCGGTCTGGAGAAACCGAGCGACGGGCAGATTTTTATTGATGGCGAAGATGTGACCCATCGCTCTATTCAGCAGCGTGACATCTGCATGGTGTTTCAGTCCTACGCCCTGTTTCCGCATATGTCGCTGGGCGACAACGTCGGCTACGGGTTGAAAATGCTTGGCGTATCGCGCGCCGAAGTGAAAGCGCGGGTAAAAGAGGCGCTGGCGATGGTCGATCTGGAAGGGTTTGCAGACCGCTATGTCGATCAGATCTCCGGCGGTCAGCAGCAGCGCGTGGCGCTGGCGCGCGCGCTGATCCTCAAGCCGAAGGTGCTGCTGTTTGATGAGCCGCTGAGTAACCTGGATGCCAACCTGCGGCGCAGTATGCGCGATAAAATTCGCGAGCTGCAAAAGCAGTTCAATATTACGTCGCTGTACGTCACCCACGATCAGAGCGAGGCTTTTGCGGTTTCCGACACGGTGCTGGTGATGAACAAGGGACATATTATGCAGATCGGCTCGCCGCAGGATCTTTATCGTCAGCCCGCGTCGCGCTTTATGGCGAGCTTTATGGGCGACGCCAACCTCTTTCCGGCGACCTTCAGCGCGCAGGCGGTGGAGATTTACGGCTACCGGCTGCCGCGACCGGCGCATTTTGTCGCCGAAGGAAGCGGCACCGTCGGCGTGCGCCCGGAAGCGATCACCTTAAGCGACCGCGGCGAGGAGAGCCAGCGCTGTACAATCCGCCATGTGGCCTATATGGGACCGCAGTATGAAGTGACGGTGGAGTGGCACGGGCAGGAGATTTTATTGCAGGTCAACGCCACGCGCCTGCAGCCGGACGTCGGCGAGCACTATTATCTGGAGATCCACCCGTACGGCATGTTTGTATTAGCCGACGCGGCGTGA
- a CDS encoding MBL fold metallo-hydrolase — MNITQIRNATQLITYGGKTFLIDPLLAPKGAYPGFPGTARAEIRNPTVELPCDIDSLLQADALIVTHLHADHWDDVAAKVVPKDKPIYVQNARDAQTLRGQGFTALTVLAENTVFGEVTLRKTGGQHGSDRLYAIPKMAERLGEACGVIFTHPQEKTLYLAGDTIWRAEVEASLTRYQPDVVVLNAGFAHVIGFGPIIMGAEDVLKTHFILPEAQIVATHMEAINHCLLTRAALREYARDNQIAEYVHVPEDGETLTF; from the coding sequence ATGAACATCACACAAATTCGTAACGCCACGCAGTTAATTACCTATGGCGGTAAAACGTTTCTCATCGATCCGCTGCTGGCGCCAAAGGGGGCTTACCCCGGCTTTCCCGGCACCGCGCGCGCAGAAATCCGTAATCCAACCGTGGAACTGCCCTGCGATATTGACAGCCTGCTACAGGCTGATGCCCTGATCGTCACCCATCTGCATGCCGATCACTGGGATGACGTCGCCGCGAAGGTCGTACCGAAAGACAAACCCATCTACGTGCAGAACGCACGGGATGCGCAAACGCTGCGCGGGCAAGGGTTTACCGCGCTGACCGTGCTGGCGGAAAATACCGTCTTTGGCGAGGTTACGCTGCGTAAAACCGGCGGTCAGCACGGTTCTGACCGACTGTACGCGATACCGAAAATGGCGGAACGCTTAGGCGAGGCCTGCGGCGTGATCTTTACCCATCCGCAGGAAAAAACGCTCTACCTGGCGGGCGATACGATCTGGCGCGCCGAGGTCGAAGCCAGTCTGACCCGCTATCAGCCGGACGTGGTGGTACTGAATGCCGGTTTCGCGCACGTTATCGGCTTCGGGCCAATTATAATGGGCGCAGAGGATGTACTGAAAACGCACTTTATCCTGCCGGAGGCGCAGATCGTGGCGACCCATATGGAAGCCATCAACCACTGCCTGCTGACGCGTGCGGCGCTCAGAGAGTATGCCCGCGACAACCAGATTGCAGAATATGTGCATGTCCCGGAAGATGGGGAAACCCTGACCTTCTAA
- a CDS encoding response regulator transcription factor yields the protein MIRVVLVDDHVVVRSGFAQLLSLEEDLEVAGQFSRAADAWPALLRDDVSVAVMDIAMPDENGLSLLKRLRAQKPQFRAIILSIYDSPTFVQSALTAGASGYLTKRCGPEELVQAVRSVGLGGHYLCADALRALRGGEQLPPELEALTPREREVFNLLVKGDSVKEIAFKLDLSHKTVHVYRANVLGKLNCHSTIELVHFALDHKLLVGH from the coding sequence ATGATACGTGTGGTGCTGGTGGACGACCATGTGGTGGTGCGTTCCGGCTTTGCGCAATTACTCAGTCTCGAAGAGGACCTTGAGGTCGCGGGCCAGTTCAGCCGCGCGGCGGACGCGTGGCCTGCGCTGTTGCGCGACGACGTTAGCGTGGCGGTGATGGATATCGCCATGCCGGATGAGAACGGCCTGAGCCTGCTGAAGCGCCTGCGGGCGCAGAAGCCGCAGTTTCGCGCCATTATTCTCAGCATCTATGATTCGCCCACCTTTGTACAAAGCGCGCTGACCGCCGGGGCCAGCGGCTACCTGACCAAGCGCTGCGGGCCGGAGGAGCTGGTGCAGGCGGTACGCTCCGTCGGCCTGGGGGGACATTATCTCTGCGCCGACGCGCTGCGGGCGTTGCGTGGCGGAGAGCAACTGCCGCCGGAGCTGGAAGCGCTTACTCCGCGAGAGCGTGAAGTGTTTAATCTGCTGGTCAAAGGCGACAGCGTTAAGGAGATCGCCTTTAAGCTCGACCTCAGCCATAAAACGGTCCATGTGTATCGCGCCAACGTGCTTGGCAAACTGAACTGCCACAGCACCATCGAGCTGGTGCATTTCGCCCTCGACCATAAGCTGCTGGTGGGGCATTAA
- a CDS encoding ABC transporter permease yields the protein MSQTLALHPVKKRDAIFLWVLLSWLAFALLPSWSLDYGLLESTRDEILDAYGWAGVNVSWLWYLLPGLLLARPLHEARREQRSRHYLDAGWALLCMAFVVVSATLEGRGLGYAAIVLFVALGAIVTLALTRLEWLGGDRFVIGSLVAIIALIGVFIVWPSIAIFIPMFTNDAGEFAPLAFMTVLSQAHIIQVIINSVALSMAVGVGCTFFGLVLAIYTTRIARRGAVIGRIFSILPIVTPPFVVGLGVTLMMGRSGYVTELMVEWFGLSNTNWLYGFTGIWLAQVLAFTPMAFMILDGAIKTIHPSLEEASYTLRASRWQTFNGVFVPLLKPALANAFLIVIVQSLADFSNPLVLGGNFDVLATQIYFYITGSQLDYQAASTLGAFLLLFSLLVFCIQYMWIGKRSYVTVSGKSYRGDVQPLPVTLVWGVIAILAVWIAFNALLYGSIFYGSFTVNWGVDYTLTLDNFIKLFGQGMSDGAWPSLLDTLLYAGIAAPITAAFGLLIAWIVVRQQFKGKKTIEFTTMLCFAVPGTVAGVSYILAFNSAPVYLTGTAAIVIISMVMRNVPVGIRAGIAGLGQIDKSLDEASLSLRAGSLRTITHILLPLLRPAILSALIYSFVRAITTVSAIVFLVTPDTRVATAYILNRVEDGEYGVAIAYGSILIVVMLAIIFIFDWLIGEARISRSKAKNQA from the coding sequence ATGTCACAGACACTCGCTCTGCATCCCGTGAAAAAACGGGATGCCATATTCCTTTGGGTTTTGCTGAGCTGGCTGGCGTTCGCACTGCTGCCAAGCTGGAGCCTGGACTACGGTCTGCTGGAGTCGACGCGCGATGAGATCCTCGACGCCTACGGCTGGGCGGGCGTTAACGTTAGCTGGCTGTGGTATCTGCTGCCGGGACTGCTGCTGGCGCGTCCGCTTCACGAAGCCAGGCGGGAACAGCGTAGCCGCCACTACCTCGACGCTGGCTGGGCGTTGCTGTGCATGGCGTTTGTGGTGGTCAGCGCCACCTTGGAAGGCCGCGGCTTAGGTTATGCCGCCATCGTCCTGTTTGTGGCGCTGGGGGCGATAGTGACGCTGGCGCTGACCCGTCTCGAATGGCTCGGCGGCGACCGCTTTGTCATCGGTTCGCTGGTCGCCATCATCGCGTTAATCGGCGTGTTTATCGTCTGGCCGAGCATCGCCATCTTTATTCCGATGTTCACCAACGACGCGGGGGAGTTCGCGCCGCTGGCGTTTATGACCGTGCTGTCGCAGGCGCACATTATCCAGGTCATCATTAACTCTGTCGCCCTGTCGATGGCGGTAGGCGTCGGCTGCACCTTCTTTGGCCTGGTGCTGGCAATCTATACCACCCGCATCGCCCGGCGCGGCGCGGTGATTGGCCGCATCTTCTCGATTCTGCCGATCGTCACTCCGCCGTTTGTCGTGGGTCTGGGCGTGACGCTGATGATGGGCCGCTCCGGCTACGTCACCGAGTTAATGGTGGAGTGGTTCGGCCTGAGCAACACCAACTGGCTGTATGGCTTTACCGGCATCTGGCTGGCGCAGGTGCTGGCCTTCACGCCGATGGCGTTTATGATCCTCGACGGGGCGATCAAAACCATTCATCCGTCGCTGGAAGAGGCCTCCTATACCCTGCGCGCCAGCCGCTGGCAGACCTTCAACGGCGTGTTTGTGCCGCTGCTCAAACCGGCGCTGGCAAATGCGTTTTTGATCGTTATCGTGCAGTCGCTGGCCGACTTCAGCAACCCGCTGGTGCTCGGCGGCAACTTCGACGTGCTGGCGACGCAAATCTACTTCTACATTACCGGTTCACAGCTGGATTATCAGGCCGCCAGCACCCTCGGCGCGTTCCTGCTGCTTTTTTCGCTGCTGGTGTTCTGCATTCAGTATATGTGGATCGGTAAACGTTCCTACGTCACCGTTTCCGGCAAATCGTATCGCGGCGACGTTCAGCCGCTGCCGGTAACGCTGGTGTGGGGCGTGATCGCCATCCTGGCGGTGTGGATCGCCTTTAACGCCCTGCTCTACGGCAGCATTTTCTACGGCAGCTTTACCGTTAACTGGGGCGTTGACTACACCCTGACGCTGGATAACTTCATCAAGCTGTTCGGCCAGGGGATGAGCGACGGGGCGTGGCCTTCACTGCTGGATACCCTGCTGTACGCCGGTATCGCTGCGCCGATCACCGCCGCTTTCGGGCTGCTGATCGCCTGGATCGTGGTACGCCAGCAGTTCAAAGGCAAAAAGACCATCGAGTTCACCACCATGCTGTGCTTTGCCGTCCCCGGCACCGTGGCGGGGGTGTCGTACATTCTCGCCTTTAACAGCGCGCCGGTCTATCTCACCGGCACGGCGGCGATAGTCATTATCTCGATGGTGATGCGTAACGTACCGGTGGGCATTCGCGCCGGGATTGCGGGCTTAGGGCAGATCGACAAATCGCTGGATGAAGCCTCGCTCAGCCTGCGCGCCGGAAGCCTGCGCACGATTACGCACATTCTGCTGCCGCTGCTGCGTCCGGCAATCCTTTCGGCGCTGATCTACAGCTTTGTGCGCGCCATTACCACCGTCAGCGCCATTGTGTTCCTCGTGACGCCGGATACGAGGGTCGCGACAGCGTACATTTTAAACCGTGTGGAAGACGGCGAATACGGCGTGGCGATTGCCTACGGTTCAATCCTGATCGTGGTGATGCTGGCGATTATTTTCATCTTTGACTGGCTGATCGGGGAAGCGCGTATCTCCCGTTCGAAAGCCAAAAACCAGGCGTAA
- the uhpC gene encoding MFS transporter family glucose-6-phosphate receptor UhpC: protein MVSKTEMAMHARQTTAIDQRYRALRLTLLLCMVTGYAAFYLTRKSVNYVLPALQTDLGLDKGDIGLLGSLFYLSYGLSKFTAGLWHDSHGQRGFMGAGLFATGVLNVAFAFGESLTLLLAVWTLNGFFQGWGWPPCARLLTHWYSRNERGFWWGCWNMSINIGGAIIPLISAFAAHWWGWQAAMLTPGIISMALGIWLTLQLKGTPREEGLPSVGAWRNDPLELRQEQLSPPMGLWRMLRITMLRNPMIWLLGGSYVLVYLIRIALNDWGNIWLTESHGVNLLSANATVMLFEVGGLLGALFAGWGSDLLFSGQRAPMILLFTLGLMVSVAALWLAPVHHYALLAACFFTVGFFVFGPQMLIGLAAVECGHKAAAGSITGFLGLFAYLGAALAGWPLSLVIERYDWSGMFSLLSIAAVLMGLLLMPLLMAGVSATLSQRIKQ from the coding sequence ATAGTCAGCAAAACGGAGATGGCTATGCACGCACGTCAGACAACTGCAATCGATCAACGCTACCGGGCGCTGCGCCTGACGCTGCTGCTGTGCATGGTGACGGGCTACGCGGCGTTTTATCTGACGCGTAAAAGCGTCAACTATGTGCTGCCGGCGCTGCAAACGGATCTGGGGCTGGACAAGGGCGATATCGGCCTGCTGGGTTCGCTGTTTTATCTGAGCTATGGCCTGTCGAAATTTACCGCCGGGCTATGGCATGACAGCCACGGACAGCGCGGTTTTATGGGCGCAGGGTTGTTCGCGACCGGCGTGCTGAACGTGGCGTTCGCCTTTGGCGAGTCGCTGACGCTGCTGCTCGCCGTCTGGACGCTGAACGGTTTTTTTCAGGGCTGGGGATGGCCTCCCTGCGCCCGCCTGCTGACCCACTGGTACTCGCGCAACGAGCGCGGTTTCTGGTGGGGCTGCTGGAATATGTCGATCAACATCGGCGGGGCGATTATCCCGCTGATCAGCGCCTTTGCCGCCCACTGGTGGGGCTGGCAGGCGGCGATGCTGACACCGGGGATTATCAGCATGGCGCTGGGGATCTGGTTAACGCTGCAGCTGAAAGGAACGCCCCGGGAAGAGGGATTGCCGTCAGTTGGCGCATGGCGTAACGACCCGCTGGAGCTGCGCCAGGAACAGCTTAGCCCGCCGATGGGACTATGGCGGATGTTGCGTATCACGATGTTGCGAAATCCCATGATCTGGCTGTTGGGCGGCTCCTACGTGCTGGTGTATCTCATCCGCATCGCGCTTAACGACTGGGGCAACATCTGGCTGACCGAAAGCCACGGCGTCAATCTGCTGAGCGCCAACGCCACGGTGATGCTGTTCGAAGTGGGCGGTCTTCTCGGCGCGCTGTTTGCCGGCTGGGGATCGGATTTGCTGTTCAGCGGCCAGCGGGCGCCGATGATTCTGCTGTTCACGCTGGGGCTGATGGTTTCCGTCGCCGCGCTGTGGCTGGCGCCGGTCCATCACTACGCGCTGCTGGCGGCCTGTTTTTTTACGGTGGGCTTCTTTGTCTTCGGCCCGCAAATGCTGATTGGCCTTGCCGCCGTGGAGTGCGGGCATAAAGCGGCGGCGGGATCGATCACCGGTTTTCTCGGCCTGTTCGCCTATCTGGGGGCCGCGCTGGCGGGCTGGCCTCTGTCGCTGGTTATTGAACGCTACGACTGGTCGGGAATGTTCAGTTTGCTCTCGATCGCCGCGGTACTTATGGGTTTACTGCTGATGCCCCTGCTGATGGCAGGCGTCAGCGCCACTCTCAGTCAAAGGATAAAACAATGA
- a CDS encoding MASE1 domain-containing sensor histidine kinase, whose translation MSHPLRYVVISLFIVLAWGTGWLMLWTLGFYLTHNGQQAALFLPHGVYLALLILLARRYWPALVLPPMLMLLWLRSEQLLSGDLLVLLAAPLVSLLPASIAQRFWQRFPLYWQRLTLLLTAVTVASLLNTALLSPLLKSPAMLSGLASFTGGVLLTPFVYLIFEFLRQQHRYQLLAQDTQNPPLRTSLIIWCSLFFIIGIGTQLTLSPELERLLLIVVFLPNVVMAWKFGWQGGVLAGLLGSMMITIARQVGVGFSNLIELEIFLATQALLGMGLGIAISRQQHLAQNLHHYRQRLEAELAARRALTEKLIHSEEDTRKSLARELHDEIGQNITAIQIQTQLVKRARDPAQTQAAASQINDLARRIHHSTRQLLRQLRPPALDELSFNEALHHLLNEFAFAERGIRCRFDYRLTATPESETVRFTLYRLLQELLNNVCKHAEASEVAILLCQQGERLRLEVQDNGTGIGDGQLPGFGIQGMRERVSALGGELSLESRHGTRVIVNLPTNLQQTHG comes from the coding sequence ATGTCGCATCCGCTTCGTTATGTCGTGATCTCGCTGTTTATCGTACTGGCCTGGGGAACCGGCTGGCTGATGCTGTGGACGCTCGGCTTTTATCTGACCCATAACGGCCAGCAGGCGGCGCTGTTCCTGCCGCACGGCGTCTATCTGGCGCTGCTGATCCTGCTTGCGCGCCGCTACTGGCCGGCGCTGGTGCTGCCGCCAATGCTGATGCTGCTCTGGCTGCGCAGCGAACAGCTGCTGAGCGGCGATCTCCTCGTCCTGCTGGCTGCGCCGCTGGTCAGCCTGCTTCCCGCCAGCATAGCGCAACGCTTCTGGCAGCGCTTTCCTCTGTACTGGCAGCGGCTGACGCTGCTGCTGACAGCGGTCACCGTCGCGTCACTGCTCAATACCGCCCTGCTTTCACCGCTGCTGAAAAGCCCGGCGATGCTGTCCGGCCTGGCCTCATTCACCGGCGGCGTACTGCTGACGCCGTTCGTCTATCTGATTTTCGAATTTCTGCGCCAGCAGCACCGTTATCAGCTGCTGGCGCAGGATACCCAAAACCCGCCGCTGCGCACCTCGCTCATCATCTGGTGCAGCCTGTTTTTTATCATCGGTATCGGCACCCAGCTGACGCTGTCGCCGGAGCTTGAACGCCTGTTACTGATCGTGGTTTTTCTGCCCAACGTGGTAATGGCGTGGAAATTCGGCTGGCAGGGCGGCGTGCTCGCAGGCCTGCTCGGCAGCATGATGATCACCATCGCCCGCCAGGTCGGCGTCGGGTTCAGTAATCTGATCGAACTGGAAATTTTCCTCGCCACCCAGGCGCTGCTGGGCATGGGTCTGGGAATTGCCATCAGCCGCCAGCAGCACCTGGCGCAAAACCTGCACCACTATCGCCAACGGCTGGAAGCGGAACTGGCGGCGCGGCGGGCGCTGACCGAAAAGCTGATCCACAGCGAAGAGGATACGCGAAAGAGTCTGGCGCGCGAGCTGCACGATGAAATCGGCCAGAATATTACCGCCATTCAGATCCAGACGCAGCTGGTGAAGCGGGCGCGCGATCCGGCGCAAACCCAGGCCGCCGCCAGTCAAATCAACGATCTTGCCCGCCGCATCCACCACTCCACCCGCCAGCTGCTGCGTCAGCTTCGTCCGCCTGCGCTGGACGAACTGTCGTTTAACGAAGCGCTGCATCACTTGCTCAATGAATTTGCCTTTGCTGAGCGCGGCATCCGCTGCCGGTTTGACTATCGGCTGACCGCCACGCCGGAAAGCGAAACGGTGCGCTTTACGCTCTATCGCCTGCTTCAGGAGTTACTCAATAACGTCTGTAAACACGCCGAAGCCAGCGAGGTCGCCATTCTCCTGTGCCAGCAGGGAGAACGGCTGCGCCTGGAAGTGCAGGATAACGGCACAGGCATCGGCGATGGACAACTTCCCGGCTTCGGCATTCAGGGAATGCGCGAGCGCGTCAGCGCGCTTGGCGGCGAACTGTCGCTGGAGTCGCGGCACGGCACGCGGGTAATTGTTAACTTGCCCACAAATTTGCAACAAACCCACGGCTAA
- a CDS encoding DUF2569 domain-containing protein, producing MKWGCIKCGVEIPQHTEYCSECEDKQFTKIGGFLYLPLLGLFITALSHLVASYESFKYLVDNFYHLFFDAKLFFIGTFTISLVVFLAAAWVISVFLRKKKSLPKLYIGLMLLLIVLTALNTWMLSVLIPGIYIGSEELVPLLRLIISACIWIPYFLKSVRVKRTFINP from the coding sequence ATGAAATGGGGATGTATAAAGTGTGGCGTTGAAATACCGCAACACACAGAATATTGCAGCGAGTGTGAAGATAAACAGTTCACAAAGATTGGCGGCTTCCTTTACTTACCGCTGCTGGGGTTGTTTATCACCGCACTGTCACACCTGGTCGCGTCGTACGAGTCTTTCAAATACCTGGTCGATAATTTTTATCACTTATTCTTTGATGCTAAGTTATTCTTTATAGGGACTTTTACGATAAGTCTGGTAGTATTCCTGGCTGCCGCCTGGGTTATTTCTGTGTTTCTGCGAAAGAAAAAATCACTGCCAAAGTTGTATATCGGGCTGATGCTGTTGCTTATTGTGTTGACAGCGCTGAATACCTGGATGCTGTCTGTGCTGATCCCCGGAATATATATTGGATCGGAGGAGTTGGTTCCTTTGCTTCGGTTAATCATTTCCGCATGCATATGGATACCCTATTTTTTGAAATCCGTGAGGGTAAAGAGAACCTTTATCAACCCGTGA
- a CDS encoding GlxA family transcriptional regulator, with protein sequence MRPVTVAIVAVDNFSPFHYSVPSILFSDKVAAQKRFTVKICAEAPGTLSSQEGFSLHAAYGYEAINDAGIVIVPYWDDTDRRPPQTLLAALRAARQNGAQIVGLCLGAFVLGYAGLLEGKRAATHWAFEEEFQARFPAAKLDINALYVDDEGIITSAGTAAALDCCLYIIRQRFGSVVANQIARKMVVPPHREGGQAQYIARPVPESTRDQRINALLDYLRQHLHEPHDLNSLAQRVRMSRRTLSRHFMNATGCSVAEWLIRERLRLSQTLLESSQLPVERIAGEAGFQSAVTWRQHFKSHFGVSPTEWRKTFRGVAS encoded by the coding sequence ATGCGCCCCGTAACCGTCGCCATTGTCGCCGTTGATAATTTCAGCCCGTTTCACTACTCGGTGCCCTCTATTCTGTTTAGCGATAAAGTGGCGGCGCAAAAACGCTTTACGGTGAAAATCTGCGCCGAAGCGCCGGGGACGCTCAGCTCGCAGGAGGGCTTTTCGCTGCACGCCGCGTACGGCTATGAGGCGATCAACGACGCCGGGATAGTGATTGTTCCCTACTGGGACGACACCGACCGGCGTCCGCCGCAGACATTGCTGGCGGCGCTGAGAGCGGCCCGGCAAAACGGCGCACAGATTGTCGGCCTGTGTCTGGGCGCTTTTGTTCTCGGCTACGCGGGCCTGCTGGAGGGCAAACGCGCCGCCACCCACTGGGCGTTCGAAGAGGAATTTCAGGCCCGCTTTCCTGCGGCGAAATTAGATATCAACGCGCTGTACGTCGACGACGAGGGCATTATCACCTCGGCGGGCACCGCGGCGGCGCTCGACTGCTGCCTGTATATCATTCGCCAGCGCTTCGGCAGCGTGGTAGCGAATCAGATCGCCCGGAAGATGGTGGTCCCGCCGCACCGTGAAGGCGGTCAGGCGCAGTATATCGCCCGACCGGTGCCCGAAAGCACCCGGGACCAGCGAATTAACGCTCTGCTGGATTATCTGCGTCAGCATCTTCATGAACCTCACGATCTGAACTCGCTTGCGCAGCGAGTCAGGATGAGCCGCCGCACCCTGAGCCGCCATTTTATGAACGCAACCGGCTGTAGCGTCGCCGAATGGCTGATTCGCGAACGTCTGCGCCTGAGCCAGACGCTACTGGAGTCCAGCCAGCTTCCCGTGGAACGCATCGCCGGCGAAGCGGGCTTTCAGTCTGCTGTGACCTGGCGTCAGCATTTTAAATCTCACTTCGGCGTCAGCCCGACAGAATGGCGAAAAACCTTTCGCGGTGTGGCATCATAG